A DNA window from Plasmodium vinckei vinckei genome assembly, chromosome: PVVCY_10 contains the following coding sequences:
- a CDS encoding GTP-binding protein, putative has protein sequence MIYNLGFRRILRISIFIIFLFNFTYVCNIKYNVINKKNVSLVSDTLSCRERGQKWWLRKTSAFLKRNSFSRIIKWHNKIQNNIGHSQRPIYSLNYIPSFNPLLLLKKWEGLIKKKKINHNFYEKKHNKTPRNKNSTCHISEKEDVNDYTKENNSNIYKDNEHSKKQYNDNKDGDILNKDIMPIENSDLNNEMLHKSNIEQKNVRNFCILAHIDSGKSTLADRFLELTNTIKKKKMQDQFLDMMALERERGITIKLKAVRMNYKNYIFNLIDTPGHFDFYHEVKRSLNVCEGAILLIDGGKGIQAQTLNIFLEIKKHNIKIIPVINKIDLNTCIYDKICEDLVNKFDFKKEEILKISAKYGNNVENVFQRIITDIPHPPIQSNTFFRGIVFDSFYDQYKGVILIVKVLNGFLKKKQKIYFINSKKTYIIQEVGYLTPNMKPTDIIYQGDIAYISSNIRNFDDIEISETIINHDVVQINEQQKKIHINIKKSDFYSTLTNTDQHISNTINNDVDNHVNINFENKENENLINVKEVQCNTEYDLHNLDKKEVGIGTGTIKEVNQIESTDTDTDKIHEKNEEFEEINIKDIAADKIDIAYPSVYCNIYSVNDKKCKELEVALNKLKLNDTSFSFKTDICETLGKGFKCGFNGLLHLNIIQERIKREYNVETIITAPSVNYLVKVKEKYIDKRLKAKLIEKNFDINSINIDDGNSESTKKEASETKTPSGMFFMTSNSNDIPQKNYIEHIYEPYVKTNIITPEEYQKHIMNECFKRRGIFIKKEHINDQIIFTFDMPLSEILINFLDEIKSSTKGFGSMSYENYIIYKQSDLYKVHIYINNKCIESLTFIAHKLNYQEKSKAIVSKLKSLINPHQFLIVIQAAIGSNVFVSEKIKPLKKNVTAKCYGGDITRRRKLLEKQNEGKKKMFTIGKVKLPPGIFTKLFNIKDK, from the coding sequence ATGATTTACAATCTGGGATTTAGAAGGATATTACgcatttctatatttataatattcttatttaattttacatatgtatgcaatattaaatataatgtaataaacaaaaaaaatgtatccTTGGTCAGTGATACACTAAGTTGTCGAGAAAGGGGACAAAAATGGTGGTTACGAAAAACGTCCGCctttttaaaaaggaaTAGTTTTAgtagaataataaaatggcATAACAAAATACAGAATAATATAGGCCATTCACAAAGGCCaatttattcattaaattatattccaAGTTTTAATCCCCTAttgttattaaaaaaatgggaaggacttataaaaaaaaaaaaaattaatcacaatttttatgagaaaaagcataataaaacaccaaggaataaaaattcaacCTGTCACATATCAGAAAAGGAAGATGTAAATGATTATACTAAAGAGAACAACAGCAATATTTATAAGGATAACGAACATAGtaaaaaacaatacaatgataataaagatGGCGATATCCTCAACAAAGACATTATGCCAATTGAAAATTcagatttaaataatgaaatgcTACATAAATCTAACATTGAACAGAAAAATGTTCGTAATTTTTGTATCCTAGCACATATTGATAGTGGCAAATCGACTTTGGCTGACCGATTTTTAGAATTAACaaatacaattaaaaaaaaaaaaatgcaagaTCAATTTTTAGATATGATGGCACTTGAAAGGGAAAGAGGGATAACTATTAAATTAAAGGCTGTTCGtatgaattataaaaattatatttttaatttaattgaCACACCTGGacattttgatttttatcATGAAGTTAAAAGATCACTAAATGTTTGCGAAGGTGCAATTTTACTAATAGATGGAGGTAAAGGTATTCAAGCACAAActcttaatatatttttagaaataaaaaaacacaatatcaaaataattccagtaataaataaaattgatttaaatacatgtatatatgataaaatatgtgaAGATTTGGTAAACAAATttgattttaaaaaagaagaaattttaaaaatatccgcaaaatatggaaataatGTAGAAAATGTGTTTCAAAGAATCATAACGGATATACCTCACCCTCCTATACAATCAAACACATTTTTCAGAGGTATTGTTTTTGATTCTTTTTATGATCAATATAAAGGAGTAATATTGATCGTTAAAGTGTTAAATGGgtttctaaaaaaaaaacaaaaaatttattttataaatagtaaaaaaacatatattatacaagAAGTGGGTTATTTAACCCCTAATATGAAACCAACTGATATAATATACCAGGGAGatattgcatatatttcttcAAACATTAGAAATTTTGATGATATTGAAATTAGTGAGACTATAATCAATCATGATGTAgttcaaataaatgaacagcaaaaaaaaatacatataaatattaaaaaaagcgATTTTTATAGCACACTCACAAATACTGACCAACACATTTCTAATACCATTAATAATGATGTTGATAATCATGTTAacataaattttgaaaataaagaaaatgaaaacttaataaatgtaaaagAAGTTCAATGTAATACAGAATATGATTTACATAATTTGGACAAAAAGGAGGTGGGTATCGGCACAGGGACAATAAAAGAAGTGAACCAAATCGAAAGTACAGATACTGATACAGATAAAAtacatgaaaaaaatgaagaattcgaagaaataaatataaaagatattGCAGCGGATAAAATAGATATTGCTTATCCATCTGTCTATTGTAACATATATAGTGtgaatgataaaaaatgcaaagaACTGGAAGTCgcattaaataaattgaaGCTAAATGATACAtccttttcatttaaaacgGATATATGTGAAACATTAGGGAAGGGTTTTAAATGCGGGTTTAATGGATTAttacatttaaatataatccAAGAAAGAATCAAAAGAGAATATAATGTAGAAACTATTATTACAGCCCCTTCAGTAAATTATTTAGTAAAGGtaaaggaaaaatatatagataaaagGTTAAAAGCTAAgttaatagaaaaaaattttgatataaatagtatTAATATAGATGATGGAAATTCTGAATCTACGAAAAAAGAAGCAAGTGAAACTAAAACACCAAGTGGAATGTTTTTTATGACCAGTAATTCAAATGATATACCtcagaaaaattatattgagcatatatatgaacCTTAtgttaaaacaaatattattactcCTGAGGAATATCAAAAGCACATAATGAATGAGTGTTTTAAAAGAAGAggaatttttataaaaaaggaacaTATTAATgatcaaataatttttacttttgATATGCCATTATCAGAAATTttgattaattttttagatgaaataaaatcatCAACTAAAGGTTTTGGATCAATGAgttatgaaaattatattatatataaacaaagtGATTTATACAAagttcatatatatataaacaataaatgTATTGAATCCTTGACATTTATTGCACATAAATTAAACTATCAAGAAAAATCTAAAGCCATTGTctcaaaattaaaaagccTAATTAATCCTCATCAATTTTTGATTGTTATTCAAGCTGCTATTGGGTCAAATGTTTTTGTTtctgaaaaaattaagccattaaaaaaaaatgtgacTGCCAAGTGCTATGGAGGTGATATAACACGACGCAGAAAATTGCTCGAAAAGCAAAATGaaggtaaaaaaaaaatgtttactATAGGTAAGGTAAAGTTGCCTCCCGGTATTTTCACAAAGTTATTTAACATAAAGGATAAGTAA